One genomic region from Anguilla rostrata isolate EN2019 chromosome 2, ASM1855537v3, whole genome shotgun sequence encodes:
- the LOC135249371 gene encoding zinc finger protein 345-like isoform X4, translating to MMQAEICLRQDTVTTLPEFTEEHRMRQKEEELSGLESVHMAESETVCAAPGLDTLEPECVTAHCGVSDVHHTHTPLIKTETDLGSTHTGDLFETVNIDNKELRYVTRLQPNQIKTETDDGGYLKTEHIGGLLDIKCVNIKTCEMKCESSESIVSDLMNTVVSEAAVDHKDQIEPWQCAGESEPNCKKEINDVPTKYVDVNHHCEMITESGHTRIVQKITNNTNKHNDFQGMDVITEHKINNSSKNQSLLNFCKKNIICRNNGATNTGEKRYKCSQCEKCFNSKSGLKTHLTIHTGEKPYKCSQCGKCFSSTSNLNVHKRIHTSDEPYKCSHCGKCLSSIYTLNSHLKIHTGEKPYKCSQCGKCFSSKSNLNSHQRIHTDEKRYKCSQCEKCFNSKSGLKTHLTIHTGEKPYKCSQCGKCFNSKSGLNRHLRIHTSEKPYKCSQCGKCFATISNLNAHQRIHTGDEPYKCSQCGKCFNTKSGLKTHLTIHTGEKPYKCSQCGKCFSSTSNLNVHQRYHTSDEPYKCSHCGKCLSSIYTLNSHLKIHTGEKPYKCSQCRKCFSTISHFNSHQRIHTGEKCYKCSQCAKCFNYKSGLNRHLRIHTGEKPYKCSQCGKCFGRISNLNAHLIIHTGNEPFKCSQCGKCFNTKSGLKTHLTSHTGEKPYKCSQCGKCFTSKSSFNRHLRIHTGEKPYECSQCGKCFNSKSNLNIHKRIHTGEKPYRCSECGKSFNTKYHLKTHKIIHSGERPFKCSECEQCFNTKYRFNQHKTFHTGKKSYGV from the exons ATGATGCAGGCAGAAAtctgtctgagacaggacactGTGACAACACTACCAGAGTTCACTGAGGAGCACAGGatgagacagaaagaagaggaactcagtggactggagtctgtccacatggcagagtcagagacagtgtGTGCTGCACCAGGACTCGATACACTGGAGccagagtgtgttacagcacactgtggggtcagtgatgtacaccacacacacacaccactgattaaaacagaaactgatctgggctccacccacactggAGATCTTTTTGAGACTGTGAACATAGACAATAAAGAGCTGCGATATGTAACCCGTCTGCAGCCTAACCAAATCAAAACCGAGACTGATGATGGAGGATATCTTAAGACAGAACACATTGGTGGCTTGCTTGATATTAAATGTGTTAATATTAAAACGTGTGAAATGAAGTGTGAATCCAGTGAAAGTATAGTGAGTGATCTGATGAATACTGTGGTAAGTGAAGCTGCAGTTGATCACAAAGACCAGATTGAACCATGGCAATGTGCCGGAGAGTCAGAACCcaactgtaaaaaagaaattaatgatgTGCCTACCAAATATGTGGATGTAAATCATCACTGTGAAATGATCACTGAAAGTGGTCACACCAGAATTGTCCAGAAGATTACAAACAATACCAACAAACATAATGATTTCCAGGGAATGGATGTGATAACTGAACACAAGATAAATAATTCAAGTAAAAACCAAAGCCTTTtgaatttctgtaaaaaaaatataatttgtagaAATAATGGTGCAACTAATACTG gtgaaaagcgttacaaatgttctcagtgtgagaaGTGCTTTAATTCCAAATCTggtttaaaaacacacctgacaattcatacaggtgaaaagccctacaaatgttctcagtgtgggaagtgtttttcctcAACATCTAATTTAAATGTCCATAAGAGAATTCATACAAGTGACgagccctacaaatgttctcattgTGGGAAGTGTCTTTCCTCCATATATACTTTAAATAGCCACCTgaaaattcatacaggtgaaaagccctacaaatgttctcagtgtgggaagtgtttttcctcaaaatctaatttaaattcCCACCAGCGAATTCATACAGATGAAAAGCGttacaaatgttctcagtgtgagaaGTGCTTTAATTCCAAATCTggtttaaaaacacacctgacaattcatacaggtgaaaagccctacaaatgttctcagtgtgggaagtgctttaaTTCCAAATCTGGTTTAAATagacacctgagaattcatacaagtgaaaagccctacaaatgttctcagtgtgggaagtgctttgcCACTATATCTAATTTAAATgcccaccagagaattcatacaggtgatgagccctacaaatgttctcagtgtgggaagtgttttaatACCAAGTCTggtttaaaaacacacctgacaattcatactggtgaaaagccctacaaatgttctcagtgtgggaagtgtttttcctcAACGTCTAATTTAAATGTCCACCAGAGATATCATACAAGTGATgagccctacaaatgttctcattgTGGGAAGTGTCTTTCCTCCATATATACTTTAAATAGCCACCTgaaaattcatacaggtgaaaagccctacaaatgttctcagtgtaGGAAGTGCTTTTCCACAATATCTCATTTCAATTCCCACCAgcgaattcatacaggtgaaaagtgttacaaatgttctcagtgtgcgAAGTGCTTTAATTATAAATCTGGTTTAAATagacacctgagaattcatacaggtgaaaagccctacaaatgttctcagtgtggaaAGTGCTTTGGCAGAATATCTAATTTAAATGCCCACCTGATAATTCATACAGGTAATGAGCCCttcaaatgttctcagtgtgggaagtgttttaatACCAAATCTggtttaaaaacacacctgacaagtcatacaggtgaaaagccctacaagtgTTCTCAGTGCGGGAAGTGCTTTACATCCAAATCTAGTTTCAATagacacctgagaattcatacaggagAAAAACCCTACgaatgttctcagtgtgggaagtgctttaattccaaatctaatttaaatatCCACAAGAGGATTCATACAGGGGAAAAGCCATACAGGTGTAGTGAGTGTGGGAAGTCttttaatacaaaatatcaTTTAAAGACACACAAGATAATTCATTCAGGTGAAAGGCCCTTCAAATGTAGTGAGTGCGAACAGTGTTTTAATACCAAATATCGTTTCAATCAACACAAGACATTTCATACAGGTAAAAAGTCCTACGGAGTgtag
- the LOC135249371 gene encoding zinc finger protein 345-like isoform X3, producing MMQAEICLRQDTVTTLPEFTEEHRMRQKEEELSGLESVHMAESETVCAAPGLDTLEPECVTAHCGVSDVHHTHTPLIKTETDLGSTHTGDLFETVNIDNKELRYVTRLQPNQIKTETDDGGYLKTEHIGGLLDIKCVNIKTCEMKCESSESIVSDLMNTVVSEAAVDHKDQIEPWQCAGESEPNCKKEINDVPTKYVDVNHHCEMITESGHTRIVQKITNNTNKHNDFQGMDVITEHKINNSSKNQSLLNFCKKNIICRNNGATNTGEKHYKCPQCEKCFSSTSNLNVHKRIHTGEKPYKCSQCGKCFSTISHFNSHQRIHTGEKRYKCSQCEKCFNSKSGLKTHLTIHTGEKPYKCSQCGKCFSSTSNLNVHKRIHTSDEPYKCSHCGKCLSSIYTLNSHLKIHTGEKPYKCSQCGKCFSSKSNLNSHQRIHTDEKRYKCSQCEKCFNSKSGLKTHLTIHTGEKPYKCSQCGKCFNSKSGLNRHLRIHTSEKPYKCSQCGKCFATISNLNAHQRIHTGDEPYKCSQCGKCFNTKSGLKTHLTIHTGEKPYKCSQCGKCFSSTSNLNVHQRYHTSDEPYKCSHCGKCLSSIYTLNSHLKIHTGEKPYKCSQCRKCFSTISHFNSHQRIHTGEKCYKCSQCAKCFNYKSGLNRHLRIHTGEKPYKCSQCGKCFGRISNLNAHLIIHTGNEPFKCSQCGKCFNTKSGLKTHLTSHTGEKPYKCSQCGKCFTSKSSFNRHLRIHTGEKPYECSQCGKCFNSKSNLNIHKRIHTGEKPYRCSECGKSFNTKYHLKTHKIIHSGERPFKCSECEQCFNTKYRFNQHKTFHTGKKSYGV from the coding sequence ATGATGCAGGCAGAAAtctgtctgagacaggacactGTGACAACACTACCAGAGTTCACTGAGGAGCACAGGatgagacagaaagaagaggaactcagtggactggagtctgtccacatggcagagtcagagacagtgtGTGCTGCACCAGGACTCGATACACTGGAGccagagtgtgttacagcacactgtggggtcagtgatgtacaccacacacacacaccactgattaaaacagaaactgatctgggctccacccacactggAGATCTTTTTGAGACTGTGAACATAGACAATAAAGAGCTGCGATATGTAACCCGTCTGCAGCCTAACCAAATCAAAACCGAGACTGATGATGGAGGATATCTTAAGACAGAACACATTGGTGGCTTGCTTGATATTAAATGTGTTAATATTAAAACGTGTGAAATGAAGTGTGAATCCAGTGAAAGTATAGTGAGTGATCTGATGAATACTGTGGTAAGTGAAGCTGCAGTTGATCACAAAGACCAGATTGAACCATGGCAATGTGCCGGAGAGTCAGAACCcaactgtaaaaaagaaattaatgatgTGCCTACCAAATATGTGGATGTAAATCATCACTGTGAAATGATCACTGAAAGTGGTCACACCAGAATTGTCCAGAAGATTACAAACAATACCAACAAACATAATGATTTCCAGGGAATGGATGTGATAACTGAACACAAGATAAATAATTCAAGTAAAAACCAAAGCCTTTtgaatttctgtaaaaaaaatataatttgtagaAATAATGGTGCAACTAATACTGGTGAAAAGCATTACAAATGTCctcagtgtgagaagtgtttttccTCAACATCTAATTTAAATGTCCAtaagagaattcatacaggtgaaaagccctacaaatgttctcagtgtgggaagtgcttttccacaATATCTCATTTCAATTCCCACCAgcgaattcatacaggtgaaaagcgttacaaatgttctcagtgtgagaaGTGCTTTAATTCCAAATCTggtttaaaaacacacctgacaattcatacaggtgaaaagccctacaaatgttctcagtgtgggaagtgtttttcctcAACATCTAATTTAAATGTCCATAAGAGAATTCATACAAGTGACgagccctacaaatgttctcattgTGGGAAGTGTCTTTCCTCCATATATACTTTAAATAGCCACCTgaaaattcatacaggtgaaaagccctacaaatgttctcagtgtgggaagtgtttttcctcaaaatctaatttaaattcCCACCAGCGAATTCATACAGATGAAAAGCGttacaaatgttctcagtgtgagaaGTGCTTTAATTCCAAATCTggtttaaaaacacacctgacaattcatacaggtgaaaagccctacaaatgttctcagtgtgggaagtgctttaaTTCCAAATCTGGTTTAAATagacacctgagaattcatacaagtgaaaagccctacaaatgttctcagtgtgggaagtgctttgcCACTATATCTAATTTAAATgcccaccagagaattcatacaggtgatgagccctacaaatgttctcagtgtgggaagtgttttaatACCAAGTCTggtttaaaaacacacctgacaattcatactggtgaaaagccctacaaatgttctcagtgtgggaagtgtttttcctcAACGTCTAATTTAAATGTCCACCAGAGATATCATACAAGTGATgagccctacaaatgttctcattgTGGGAAGTGTCTTTCCTCCATATATACTTTAAATAGCCACCTgaaaattcatacaggtgaaaagccctacaaatgttctcagtgtaGGAAGTGCTTTTCCACAATATCTCATTTCAATTCCCACCAgcgaattcatacaggtgaaaagtgttacaaatgttctcagtgtgcgAAGTGCTTTAATTATAAATCTGGTTTAAATagacacctgagaattcatacaggtgaaaagccctacaaatgttctcagtgtggaaAGTGCTTTGGCAGAATATCTAATTTAAATGCCCACCTGATAATTCATACAGGTAATGAGCCCttcaaatgttctcagtgtgggaagtgttttaatACCAAATCTggtttaaaaacacacctgacaagtcatacaggtgaaaagccctacaagtgTTCTCAGTGCGGGAAGTGCTTTACATCCAAATCTAGTTTCAATagacacctgagaattcatacaggagAAAAACCCTACgaatgttctcagtgtgggaagtgctttaattccaaatctaatttaaatatCCACAAGAGGATTCATACAGGGGAAAAGCCATACAGGTGTAGTGAGTGTGGGAAGTCttttaatacaaaatatcaTTTAAAGACACACAAGATAATTCATTCAGGTGAAAGGCCCTTCAAATGTAGTGAGTGCGAACAGTGTTTTAATACCAAATATCGTTTCAATCAACACAAGACATTTCATACAGGTAAAAAGTCCTACGGAGTgtag
- the LOC135249371 gene encoding zinc finger protein 271-like isoform X2 — protein sequence MMQAGICLRQDTEPTLPEFTEEHRMRQKEEELSGLESVHMAESETVCAAPGLDTLEPECVTAHSGVSDVHHTHTPLIKTETDLGSTHTGDLFETVNIDNKELRYVTRLQPDQIKTETDDGGYLKTEHSGDLLDIKCVNIKTCEMKCESSESIVSDLMNTVVSEAAVDHKDQIEPWQCAGESEPNCKKEINDVPTKYVDVNHHCEMITESSQTRIVQKITNNTNKHNFQGMDVINEHTNNSSKNQILSNFRQKNIICRNNGATNTGEKHFKCSQCEKCFITKSGLKTHLTVHTGVKPNKCSQCGKCFSTISNLNRHLRIHTSEKPYTCSQCGKCFATISNLSAHQRIHTGDEPYKCTQCEKCFNSKSGLKIHLTIHTGVKPYKCSQCEKCFFSTSNLKVHQRIHTSDEPYKCSHCGKCLSSIYSLNNHLKIHTGEKPYKCSQCVKCFSTISHFNSHQRIHTGEKPYKCSQCVKCFSSISQFNSHQQIHTGEKLFKCSQCEKSYITKSGLKTHLSVHTGVKPNKCSQCGKCFNYKSGLNKHLRVHTSEKPYKCSQCGKCFATISNLNAHQRIHTGDVPYKCSQCEKCFNSMSGLKTHLTIHTGEKPYKCSQCEKGFSSTSNLKVHQRIHTSDEPYKCSHCGKCLSSIYTLNSHLKIHTGEKPYKCSQCVKCFSSISHLNSHKRIHTGEKPYKCPQCGKCFNYTSGLNRHLRIHTGVKPYKCSQCGKCFGSISNLNAHLIIHTGDEPYKCTQCEKCFYTKSGLKTHLTVHAGDKPHKCSQCGKCFNSKSSFNRHLRIHTGEKPYQCSQCGKCFSTISHFYCHKRIHTGEKPYKCSQCGKCFSQICNLHIHLKIHARIGSSTPCGPPQD from the exons ATGATGCAGGCAGGAAtctgtctgagacaggacactGAGCCAACACTACCAGAGTTCACTGAGGAGCACAGGatgagacagaaagaagaggaactcagtggactggagtctgtccaCATGGCAGAGTCCGAGACAGTGTGTGCTGCACCAGGACTCgacacactggagccagagtgtgttacagcacacagtggggtcagtgatgtacaccacacacacacaccactgattaaaacagaaactgatctgggctccacccacactggAGATCTTTTTGAGACTGTGAACATAGACAATAAAGAGCTGCGATATGTAACCCGTCTACAGCCTGACCAAATCAAAACCGAGACTGATGATGGAGGATATCTTAAGACAGAACACAGTGGTGACTTGCTGGATATTAAATGTGTTAATATTAAAACGTGTGAAATGAAGTGTGAATCCAGTGAAAGTATAGTGAGTGATCTCATGAATACTGTGGTAAGTGAAGCTGCAGTTGATCACAAAGACCAGATTGAACCATGGCAATGTGCCGGAGAGTCAGAACCcaactgtaaaaaagaaattaatgatgTGCCTACCAAATATGTGGATGTAAATCATCACTGTGAAATGATCACTGAAAGTAGTCAAACCAGAATAGTCCAGAAGATTACAAACAATACCAACAAACATAATTTCCAGGGAATGGATGTGataaatgaacacacaaataattCAAGTAAAAACCAAATCCTATCGAATTTCCgtcaaaaaaatataatttgtagaAATAATGGTGCAACTAATACTGgtgaaaagcatttcaaatgttctcagtgtgagaagtgttttattACCAAATCTggtttaaaaacacacctgaCAGTTCATACAGGTGTTAAGCCCaacaaatgttctcagtgtgggaagtgcttttccacTATATCTAATTTAAATagacacctgagaattcatacaagtgaaaagccctacacatgttctcagtgtgggaagtgctttgcCACAATATCTAATTTAAGTgcccaccagagaattcatacaggtgatgagccctacaaatgtactcagtgtgagaagtgttttaatTCCAAGTCTGGTTTAAAAATACACCTGACAATTCATACAGGGgtaaagccctacaaatgttctcagtgtgagaagtgttttttctCAACATCTAATTTAAAGgtccaccagagaattcatacaagTGATgagccctacaaatgttctcattgTGGGAAGTGTCTTTCCTCCATATATTCTTTAAATAACCACCTgaaaattcatacaggtgaaaaaccctacaaatgttctcagtgtgtgaaGTGCTTTTCCACAATATCTCATTTCAATTCCCACCAgcgaattcatacaggtgaaaagccctacaaatgttctcagtgtgtgaaGTGCTTTTCCTCAATATCGCAGTTCAATTCCCACCAGcaaattcatacaggtgaaaagcttttcaaatgttctcagtgtgagaaGTCTTATATTACCAAATCTGGTTTAAAAACGCACCTGTCAGTTCATACAGGTGTTAAGCCCaacaaatgttctcagtgtgggaagtgctttaaTTACAAATCTGGTTTAAATAAACACCTGAGAGTTCATACtagtgaaaagccctacaaatgttctcagtgtggaaAGTGCTTTGCCACGATATCTAATTTAAATgcccaccagagaattcatacaggtgatgtgccctacaaatgttctcagtgtgagaagtgttttaatTCCATGTCTggtttaaaaacacacctgacaattcatacaggtgaaaagccctacaaatgttctcaaTGTGAGAAGGGTTTTTCCTCAACATCTAATTTAAAGgtccaccagagaattcatacaagTGACgagccctacaaatgttctcattgTGGGAAGTGTCTTTCCTCCATATATACTTTAAATAGCCACCTgaaaattcatacaggtgaaaagccctacaaatgttctcagtgtgtgaaGTGCTTTTCCTCAATCTCTCATTTAAATTCCCACAAgcgaattcatacaggtgaaaagccctacaaatgtcctcagtgtgggaagtgctttaaTTACACATCTGGTTTAAATagacacctgagaattcatacaggtgtaaagccctacaaatgttctcagtgtgggaagtgctttggCTCAATATCTAATTTAAATGCCCACCTGATAATTCATACAGGTGATgagccctacaaatgtactcagtgtgagaagtgtttttatACCAAATCTggtttaaaaacacacctgaCAGTTCATGCAGGTGACAAGCCCCACAagtgttctcagtgtgggaagtgctttaaTTCCAAATCTAGTTTCAATagacacctgagaattcatacaggtgaaaagccctaccaatgttctcagtgtgggaagtgcttttccacaATATCTCATTTCTATTGCCACAAgcgaattcatacag gtgaaaagccatacaaatgttctcagtgtgggaagtgtttttcccaaatatgtaatttacataTCCACCTGAAAAtacatgctaggataggctccagcaccccctgcggcCCTCCTCAGGAttag
- the LOC135249371 gene encoding zinc finger protein 665-like isoform X1 has translation MMQAGICLRQDTEPTLPEFTEEHRMRQKEEELSGLESVHMAESETVCAAPGLDTLEPECVTAHSGVSDVHHTHTPLIKTETDLGSTHTGDLFETVNIDNKELRYVTRLQPDQIKTETDDGGYLKTEHSGDLLDIKCVNIKTCEMKCESSESIVSDLMNTVVSEAAVDHKDQIEPWQCAGESEPNCKKEINDVPTKYVDVNHHCEMITESSQTRIVQKITNNTNKHNFQGMDVINEHTNNSSKNQILSNFRQKNIICRNNGATNTGEKHFKCSQCEKCFITKSGLKTHLTVHTGVKPNKCSQCGKCFSTISNLNRHLRIHTSEKPYTCSQCGKCFATISNLSAHQRIHTGDEPYKCTQCEKCFNSKSGLKIHLTIHTGVKPYKCSQCEKCFFSTSNLKVHQRIHTSDEPYKCSHCGKCLSSIYSLNNHLKIHTGEKPYKCSQCVKCFSTISHFNSHQRIHTGEKPYKCSQCVKCFSSISQFNSHQQIHTGEKLFKCSQCEKSYITKSGLKTHLSVHTGVKPNKCSQCGKCFNYKSGLNKHLRVHTSEKPYKCSQCGKCFATISNLNAHQRIHTGDVPYKCSQCEKCFNSMSGLKTHLTIHTGEKPYKCSQCEKGFSSTSNLKVHQRIHTSDEPYKCSHCGKCLSSIYTLNSHLKIHTGEKPYKCSQCVKCFSSISHLNSHKRIHTGEKPYKCPQCGKCFNYTSGLNRHLRIHTGVKPYKCSQCGKCFGSISNLNAHLIIHTGDEPYKCTQCEKCFYTKSGLKTHLTVHAGDKPHKCSQCGKCFNSKSSFNRHLRIHTGEKPYQCSQCGKCFSTISHFYCHKRIHTGEKPYQCSQCGKCFHSKSTFNRHLRIHTGEKPYQCSQCGKCFTSKSSFNRHLIIHTGDEPYKCIECGKGFSTKYHLKTHQIIHTGEKPYKCSVWEVFFPNM, from the exons ATGATGCAGGCAGGAAtctgtctgagacaggacactGAGCCAACACTACCAGAGTTCACTGAGGAGCACAGGatgagacagaaagaagaggaactcagtggactggagtctgtccaCATGGCAGAGTCCGAGACAGTGTGTGCTGCACCAGGACTCgacacactggagccagagtgtgttacagcacacagtggggtcagtgatgtacaccacacacacacaccactgattaaaacagaaactgatctgggctccacccacactggAGATCTTTTTGAGACTGTGAACATAGACAATAAAGAGCTGCGATATGTAACCCGTCTACAGCCTGACCAAATCAAAACCGAGACTGATGATGGAGGATATCTTAAGACAGAACACAGTGGTGACTTGCTGGATATTAAATGTGTTAATATTAAAACGTGTGAAATGAAGTGTGAATCCAGTGAAAGTATAGTGAGTGATCTCATGAATACTGTGGTAAGTGAAGCTGCAGTTGATCACAAAGACCAGATTGAACCATGGCAATGTGCCGGAGAGTCAGAACCcaactgtaaaaaagaaattaatgatgTGCCTACCAAATATGTGGATGTAAATCATCACTGTGAAATGATCACTGAAAGTAGTCAAACCAGAATAGTCCAGAAGATTACAAACAATACCAACAAACATAATTTCCAGGGAATGGATGTGataaatgaacacacaaataattCAAGTAAAAACCAAATCCTATCGAATTTCCgtcaaaaaaatataatttgtagaAATAATGGTGCAACTAATACTGgtgaaaagcatttcaaatgttctcagtgtgagaagtgttttattACCAAATCTggtttaaaaacacacctgaCAGTTCATACAGGTGTTAAGCCCaacaaatgttctcagtgtgggaagtgcttttccacTATATCTAATTTAAATagacacctgagaattcatacaagtgaaaagccctacacatgttctcagtgtgggaagtgctttgcCACAATATCTAATTTAAGTgcccaccagagaattcatacaggtgatgagccctacaaatgtactcagtgtgagaagtgttttaatTCCAAGTCTGGTTTAAAAATACACCTGACAATTCATACAGGGgtaaagccctacaaatgttctcagtgtgagaagtgttttttctCAACATCTAATTTAAAGgtccaccagagaattcatacaagTGATgagccctacaaatgttctcattgTGGGAAGTGTCTTTCCTCCATATATTCTTTAAATAACCACCTgaaaattcatacaggtgaaaaaccctacaaatgttctcagtgtgtgaaGTGCTTTTCCACAATATCTCATTTCAATTCCCACCAgcgaattcatacaggtgaaaagccctacaaatgttctcagtgtgtgaaGTGCTTTTCCTCAATATCGCAGTTCAATTCCCACCAGcaaattcatacaggtgaaaagcttttcaaatgttctcagtgtgagaaGTCTTATATTACCAAATCTGGTTTAAAAACGCACCTGTCAGTTCATACAGGTGTTAAGCCCaacaaatgttctcagtgtgggaagtgctttaaTTACAAATCTGGTTTAAATAAACACCTGAGAGTTCATACtagtgaaaagccctacaaatgttctcagtgtggaaAGTGCTTTGCCACGATATCTAATTTAAATgcccaccagagaattcatacaggtgatgtgccctacaaatgttctcagtgtgagaagtgttttaatTCCATGTCTggtttaaaaacacacctgacaattcatacaggtgaaaagccctacaaatgttctcaaTGTGAGAAGGGTTTTTCCTCAACATCTAATTTAAAGgtccaccagagaattcatacaagTGACgagccctacaaatgttctcattgTGGGAAGTGTCTTTCCTCCATATATACTTTAAATAGCCACCTgaaaattcatacaggtgaaaagccctacaaatgttctcagtgtgtgaaGTGCTTTTCCTCAATCTCTCATTTAAATTCCCACAAgcgaattcatacaggtgaaaagccctacaaatgtcctcagtgtgggaagtgctttaaTTACACATCTGGTTTAAATagacacctgagaattcatacaggtgtaaagccctacaaatgttctcagtgtgggaagtgctttggCTCAATATCTAATTTAAATGCCCACCTGATAATTCATACAGGTGATgagccctacaaatgtactcagtgtgagaagtgtttttatACCAAATCTggtttaaaaacacacctgaCAGTTCATGCAGGTGACAAGCCCCACAagtgttctcagtgtgggaagtgctttaaTTCCAAATCTAGTTTCAATagacacctgagaattcatacaggtgaaaagccctaccaatgttctcagtgtgggaagtgcttttccacaATATCTCATTTCTATTGCCACAAgcgaattcatacaggtgaaaagccctaccaatgttctcagtgtgggaagtgctttcaTTCCAAATCTACTTTCAATagacacctgagaattcatacaggtgaaaagccctaccaatgttctcagtgtgggaagtgctttacTTCCAAATCTAGTTTCAATAGACACCTGATAATTCATACAGGTGATGAGCCGTACAAATGTATTGAGTGTGGGAAGGGTTTTAGTACAAAATATCATTTAAAGACCCACCAGataattcatacaggtgaaaaaccctacaaatgttct gtgtgggaagtgtttttcccaaatatgtaa